In the Flavobacterium sp. 90 genome, GTAACATAACGTTTTTCGGTTTTGCTAATTGCTACCGTTTTGTATGTTTCTGTATTTACATTAGACAATTGTTTCCAAGTGTTTTTCTTCAAATTAAAAGAAAAAATCTCCGGAGCGTGATTCATGTCATTTCTGGTAACAATAATATCGTCGCCTGCAAAACCAACTAAATCATTAACATCAAAATCTCCGTTTGTCAATTGACGAACCTGAATCGCAATTTTTGTTAATCCCGGAAAGTTTACCGAAAAAAGTTGTTTTGTACCATCAACTGGAGCTACAAAAAATACATTTTTACCGTCTTTACTCCAGATAAAATTATCTACAGTTCCGTCCCAATTTGCCGTTAAGTTTGTTTTGATTCCTTTAAACTCAACAATAATATCATTTTTATCAGCCTCATAACCGTCACGTTTCATTTGTAACCAAGTCAGGTTTCCTGTTGGCGAAAATTGTGGCGCAGTATCATAACCTAAATTTCCTTCGGTTCTGTTTGTCGTTTTTTGAGTCTCTAAGTTGTACTCATAAATGTCAGTATTTGTAGAAATTGCATATTGCGTTCCTGCTTTTTTCTTGCAAACATACAAGATACTTTTTCCGCCAGGAGACCAGATGTAATCTTCGTCACCTCCAAAAGGTTTTTGTGGAGAATCGAAATTCTCACCTTTTAAGATGTCAATTCCAGTTGCGCCATCTTTGTTTTCTTTATAAAAAACGTGGTTAAATTTTCCTTCGTTCCAGGTGTCCCAATGACGGTAATCTAAGCCATCATAAATCTGAACTTCTGATTTGTCTAACTTTGGATAAAAATCCTTACCCAAAACTTTGTCAATTTTTACTTCGTCATTATACACTAAAAATTTTCCGTCAGGCGAAACATTTTTGTCTGCCAAAATTTCTTTTGTATCCTTAATTTCAGTTGCGTTTCCACCATTTACAGGTACAATATAAAATTTAGAATGCGATTTGTTTTCTTCTACAGAAGGAGTAGAAACTTTAAAAACAACATTTTTCGCATCTTTTGAAAGACCAAGAGCACTTACTCTTCCTAATTTCCATAACAATTCAGGAGACATTACAGTCTGTCCAATGGCGTTTAAACTCATCATTATTAAGGTTGTAAATAATACTTTTTTCATAATAAAATTCTAATATTCGTGGGGCTAAAAGTACGAATATATTTCAGCAACTAAATGTTAAAAGATTTAAACCATATAAGTGATATAAGTTCATTTAATTGAGGATGACAATTAAGTTCGCTCAGTCTGGCAAAGAGTTTAGTGCGCAAAACTTAGTATTATCTTATATCACTTATATGGTTTAGAAAAGTTCATTTAGCTAAGACAGATAAAGAGTTTAATACGTGAAAATTTAAATGAACTTATATAACTTATATGGTGAAACAAAAAATCAGTATTTTTATAAAAAATTGAGAAATGGAATTAAGTTATTGGGAACTTAAAAACTGGTTTACAAATGTTGATTTTACAATCGTTGGTAGCGGTATTGTAGGGTTGCATGCTGCATTGCGCTTACGCGAAAGATTCCCAACTGCAAAAATTCTGGTGTTAGAAAAAGGCATGTTACCGCAAGGCGCAAGCACCAAAAACGCAGGTTTTGCTTGTTTTGGAAGCCTTTCTGAAATTATGGATGATTTAAAAACGCATTCAGAAGAAGATGTTATCAATCTTATCGAGAAACGTTGGAAAGGTTTGCAATTACTCCGAAAAAGATTAGGAGATTCTGCAATTGATTTTAAACCTCATGGCGGATATGAATTGTTTTTGAAAGAAGACGAACTTGGTTTTAGCGAATGTATTTCGAAATTACCTTTTATAAACGAAATTCTAAAACCACTTTTCAAAGCCGATGTTTTTACCAAAGAAACAGACCGATTTGGGTTTGGAGATATTCAGGATTACTTAGTTTTTAATCCGTTTGAAGCCCAGATTGATACCGGAAATATGATGCAGGAAGTGTTGCGCCAAGCAGTTTCGGATAATATTTTAATTCTCAATCAACAAACAGTTACGGCATATTCTGATTTAGGGAATCAGGTTGAAATCGTTTTTAATGATTTTAGTTTTAAATCAAAAAAAATGCTTTTTGCTACAAATGGTTTTGCAAATACATTGACAAAAGGAGCCGTTCAGCCTGCAAGAGCGCAAGTTTTAATTACAGAACCAATTCCGGGTTTAGATATAAAAGGAACATTTCATTTAGACAGAGGTTATTATTATTTCAGAAATATAAATGACAGAATCTTACTTGGAGGCGGACGAAATCTGGATTTTGAAACTGAAAATACAAGCGAATTTGGTCAGACGAAAATTGTGCAAAATAAATTGGAGGATTTACTTAAAAATGTAATTTTACCAAATCAGGACTTTCAGATTGCGCACCGTTGGAGTGGAATAATGGGAGTTGGAAATAGCAAAAGTCCAGTTGTTACACAACTATCTGAAAACGTGTTTTGTGGAGTGCGTTTAGGCGGAATGGGAGTGGCAATTGGCAGTTTAGTAGGAACAGAATTAGCAGATTTAATATAATGGCAGCAACCAAAAAACCAGTACCAAAAAAAGCAACAACAGCGAGTAAACCAAAACCGGCTTCGAAGAAAACCAATCGTTCTTTTGGAGAAAAAGTAAAATGGTTTTTTATAAAAGCTTGTTTATGGTTTTTTGGAGTTTCGATCGCGTCCGTCGTATTTTTTAAATATGTTCCGGTGCCGTTTACGCCTTTAATGATCATTCGTGCCATCGAAAATAAAATGGATGGAAAGGAGGTTTATTTTGATCACGACTGGGAACCAATTGAAAAGATTTCGATGAATCTTCAGAAAGCGGTAATTGCAAGTGAAGACGGAACTTTCTTAACTCACAACGGTTTTGATTTTAAAGCTTTGCAAAAAGCATATAAAAGTAACGAACGCGGCCGCCGAATTCGTGGCGGAAGTACAATTTCGCAACAAACTGCCAAGAATGTTTTTTTATGGCAAGGGAAAAGTTATTTGCGAAAAGGACTAGAAGCTTATTTCACTGTTTTGATCGAAATTATCTGGGGCAAAGAACGCATCATGGAAGTTTATTTGAATAGCATCGAAATGGGCGATGGAGTTTATGGTGCATATGCCGCAACAGAACATTGGTATCGTAGAGATGCTTCGAGCTTAACGCCAATGCAAGCTGCAGGGATTGCCGCAATATTACCAAATCCAAGAAAGTTTAAAGCAACAGGATCTTCAAGTTATATCAACAGACGTAAAGAAAGAATAGTTCGTGAAATGCGTGCTGTTGGAAAAATAAATTATAATGCGAAATAAAAAAGTTCTTTTTGCATTACTGATATTATCATCGACTTTGATTTTTGGACAGGCAAAAACAAAAGAAATTGGTCTTATTACAGATAATGATTTATACACTTCATCAAAAAATGATATGTATTATACCAACGGTTTAGAGCTTTTCTACCGTTTTCTGTCGAAGAATAACAACGAAAAAATCGATAAAAAAATCACCGAATTTCGCATTGGGCAATATATTTATAATCCAAGATTTATTAATGCAGAAGCCGTTGGAGAAAATGATCGCCCGTTTACCGCTTATCTTTTTGCCGAAGCCGGAAGAAGCTTTTTTTATAAAAGTGAGTCGGTTTTAAAAACTGATTTTCAGTTGGGTTTTATGGGGCCAAATGCTTTTGGAAGACAAACACAAGAAAGTTTCCATCACCTTATAGGTTACAAAACAGTTTACGGCTGGGAAAACCAATTGCATAATGCTTTTGGCGCTCAGGCACACGTTTTATATTCAAAGAAATTGTTTCCAAATAAACACAATGATTTTGTAGATCTTCATTTTCAGTCAGAAGGCAATTTGGGAACTATTTTTACAGGAGTTTCTACAGGATTCCTAACCCGAATAGGGTTTAAGAGATTATTACCCATTTACGATTCAAATATGCACGATGCTTCTGTAAGTTCAGAACCACAATATAATATTCGGGAATTTTATTTTTATGCTATTCCAAGCGTCAATTACCAGTTTTATGACGCAACAATTCAGGGAAGCATGTTCAACAATACAAGTCCGTTAACCTTTGATATAACGCATTGGCGCTTCAATGCCGAATTTGGCCTAAAATACCGCCACAACAATTGGAATTTATCTTATTCCTTTATCTACAGAGGCAGAGAAGTAGAACCTAATGAAATTACAAATACAAGCGCAGGCTACTTTTTCGGATCGATTCGATTGGGATATTTGTTGAAGTAGGTTTTTTTTTAAAGGTTCTAAGATGGTGAGTTGCTAAGGTGCTGAGGTTTTTAGCTCGCAAAGACGCAATCGTAATCGCGATCTTGTCATTCCGAGGAACGAGGAATCTCCGCACGAAACTAACACAAAGAAAAGCACCAATTTTTGTCGAGCTTCGTGTGTGATTTCTCCCTTCGGTCGAAATGACAGGATTGGGTTTATGATTGCGTTGGATGGATTAAAATCCATCCCTACAATATGTTTTGTTCCTTCGGAACTCTCTGAAGAAAAATTCCGAAGGAATGATCTATTTTGTAGCAACGGATTTTAATCCGTTGAAATGGAAAAGGAAATCAATTTGAAAAAACAAAAATCCCAAATTCCAATCAAAGCGGATTTAGAATTTTATTGTAAATTTTTAAAATTTAGTCTTTAGTTTTTTTTGATAGAATAGATTGAGAAAAAAAGAAATAATTGAGCTTTGTTTACGGGAAGCCGTAAATAACGTATGTTTTTAAGTACTACTTTTATCTCCTAAATGCTAAAAAAAAACTATTATGAAAAAAACAATCTTAGGTTTAGTCCTATTTTTAAGTCTTGTGAGTTGTTCAACAGGTGATTCAGATTCAATTGGAAATGGAGAAGCTAAAGAGGCAAACATGAAAGTTGGCTTTGCAAATTCTAATACTAAAAAAACTGGAAAAGATGTATTAAGAAATACTTTGCCTGTCGAAATAAAAAGTGTTATAGTAACGGCTGTTAATGGTGGTGTTGCGCAAGAAAATGTATTTAATTTAGTTGAAAATGGTACAATTGGAGCTGCAAGTGATTTTATATTAAGAAATTTGAAGACTGGAACATCAGAGTTTTCAGTTTTGACGACTTCAAATGTTGAATCAGCAGGTTGGTATCAGACTGCACCAGTTGTAGAAAATGCATCTGAATCGCTAAATTCGGTATCTCAAAGACTTTTAAATAAAACGCCTTCTATTGTTTATAAATCTAAAGCTACAATAACACGAAATGTTGTTGCAGGAGATAATGATGCAATTCAATTTGAATTAGAACCTTTAAACGGAAGATTGATTTCGTTATTCGCTTTTGCAGAGGATTTAAAAGGACAAGGATATACTGCAAAATTGTTTTGTGGTCAGATTTCTTATGTACTTGGTGCTGATCCTGCCTGGAACTTTGAGTGGAATAAAACACCTGTTGCAATTGATTTTACCAGTGAGCAAATTGTAAGTGATTATTTGTGTTCTGGTGATAAAGTTAATGATGGTTATTTTTGGACTACTAATGCTGGAAACGGAAGGACATATAGAGTAGAAGTTTATGATGCTGAAGGTGCGTTAGTGAAAATTACTGAATTTCAAGTTCCTTATATCAATGGTGTGTCTATTAATAATCTTTATACAATTACTTCTGATGGAATGTTAGACAAATCAAGTACACAATCGACTTTTGTGATTACAGAACTTAATAATCTTCCTTTTGTTACTATCGATAAGTAATTTTTAAAAGAAAAGTAAAAGTAAAAAATCCCAAATTCGAATCAAAACAGATTTAGAATTTGGGATTTAAAATATCGGAATTTATTTTCCGTTTATGGTTTCAAGATCAAAACTGATGGCGTGTTGTTTAACCATGTGCTTTGAGATTCTATTAATTTTTTCCAGCTTTCAAGACTTATAATCATTAAGTTTTGGCTTTCTAAAAATTCCTTTTTTAGCGTTCTGTCGTGCATAATCATAATATGATTTGGTGCAATTTGTTCGATCGAGCGAATTGTTTCCTGAATATCGCGTGTGCTTTTTACTTCGCCGCTTGCATCCAGAACTGTAATTTGCGAGCCATTATTATTGATTAATTTTTTTGCATATTCTATTAAAAAAGCATCTTCTTTACTGAAAATCGGCATGAATACCTGATTGACTTCTTCTAATTCTTTGTCAATAAAAATCCCGACAGGCATTTTACTTTTTGCAATGATATGACGCGTTCTTTCGTCAAAAGGAGAGTTTTCGAACAAACCTTCTTTTCCGGTAAACTTATCAATTAAACGATCCGGATTTACAATTCGGGTTGTGAAACCAAGGATTTTCCCCAGTAAAGTTCCGTCAAAAATAGACTGACCTAAACCAACTAACAATAAATCGTATTCGCCTTGATTTGCCGTGTCAATAATATCAGTGTCAATATCATTGGTTACTTTAAAAACGCTTAACATATTTTGATTCAATCGTTCTGATTCTTCAATAACCGGAACCAGCATTTTACGCTCGTGATCTTTAACGTCAAACGAATGTATTTCGGTACTTAGAGAAAGATGCATTGCGGTTACAATCGAATTATCTCCTTGTTTTTTGACTAAACTATTTGCAATCTGAAGTAGTTTTTTTCCTTTTTCTGGCGTTGCAAAAGAAAGCAGGATTTTGTATTTGCTTTTGTTTCCAATTTCCTGAGGAACTGCGGTCATTTTATCTTTAAAAATAAATCCGATAAAATCAAGCGCGGGACCTGTCATAAAAGTCGTTACCAAAGCCATAATAACCATCATGGTAAAAATTTCTGTAGATAAAACGCCTAAATCATAACCAATATTTAGGACAACTAATTCCATTAAACCTCTTGTGTTCATCAAAGCTCCAATCGCTAAACTGTCTTTCCAGCTTTGTCCGACAAATTTTGCGGCAAAAGCACTTCCAAAGAATTTTCCAACAACGGCAACGGCGATAATTACTCCGGTTACTTTCCATAAATAAGGATCATTCAATAAACCTATTTGTGTACGTAAACCTGTAAATACAAAGAATAAAGGCAATAAAACGATGATGGCAACGTCTTCGACTTTTTCGATAAAAATATTTCTGAATTTGTTGTTTTCCGGCATAATTGCTCCGGCTAAGAAAGCACCAAATAAAGCGTGAATTCCGATTAATTCCGATGCGTAAGCAGAGAATAAAAGTGTGATGAAAAAGATTGCTACAACCGGTTTATTCAAACTTTCGCGAGTTGAATTCAAATCTCCAACGCGTTTCAGGAAAGGGCGAACTATTTTTAGCATTACAATTACATACAAAATAGCCAAACCTATCACATATAAAGCACTTGTAAATGAACCTGCTTTTACAATAGCAATTACAACGGCAAGAATACACCAAGCTGTAATATCATCGGCAGCAGCACAAGTAATGGCGATGGTTCCTAATTTTGTTTTTTGCATGCCTCGTTCCTGCACAATTCTGGCGAGAACCGGAAACGCAGTAATACTCATAGCAATTCCCATAAATAATCCGAAAGAAGCAAACTCAACACCAACAGGGGCAAAAGTATGGTAGATAAAATAAGCCAGAGTTAATCCCAATGCAAATGGAATTACAATACTTGCGTGACTAATTACTACAGCATCATGTGCTTTGTTTTTTAATACTTTCAAGTCTAATTCCATTCCAATCACGAACATGAAAAGAATTAAACCAATCTGACTTAAAAATTGTAGATTTCCTAAAGATTCTTTTGGAAATAAAGCGTGTGAGAATTCCGGAAAATACATTCCGACTAATGATGGTCCAAGGACAATACCGGCAATCATTTCGCCAATTACAGAAGGTTGTCCTATTTTTCTAAAAAACCATCCGAATAAACGGGCAACTAAAATTATAGTAACAATTTGAGCTAATAAAATTGCTAAAGGATGTTGCAGGTTTTCTACCATAGAATGAAGAAAATCATTCCAGTGATTACTTTGAATTTGTTTGTGTACGATTCCGCGTCCTACTTCTAGTGCGGCACCTTTTGAAATTACCCAATATATGAGAGCTGTAAAACCGCCAATAACTGTAATGTAAAATAAGGAGTTTTTTATGTTATTCATAACTCGTTTTTTAGATTTTAATGCTGCAAATATCAGAACTGAGAATTAAGTGAAAAAGGATTTTTAAACCTAATTTTCAATGTATGTAACAAGTCCGAAAAACTTTGTAATAAGTTATAATTTTACCTTTTTCAAAAAGTCAGAACGATAGGTTTCGCTTAAAATTAAAGTACTGTTTTTGTCATTTTTTTCTAAATGATACAGAACAATTTCGTTATGATTGAAGAATTTAATCGCTTTTACAGCAACAATTTCTTTTTTGTTGATTCGGCAAAAATCAGCGTCAGGTAATTCGTTTAAAAGTGTGTCGAATTTAACGTTTTTCAGGTTTAGAAAACTTCCGTCAGTCAGCAAAACTGTTTTATCTCGACTATCACTAATGGCTGTTTTGATATACTGAATCTGATTAAAATACAATAAGGTTTTCCCTTTGTCGGTATTCAACTGGATAAATTTTTTGGAAGCATCAGGTTTTTCAAAACGTTCAAAAGCTTTTGAGATTGCTTTTTGCAAACGTTCTAGTTTTACCGGTTTTGTGATGTAATCTACTGCGTCGATATTAAAGGCATCGGCGGCATATTCTTTATAAGCCGTACAAAAAATAACCAATTTATTATGGAGCAATTCTGCCAGATGCAAACCGTCCATTCCCGGCATTTCGATATCTGAAATCAGTAAATCAAAATCGAGATTCGGAATATCTGCAAGGAGTTTTTCAGGATTATTGAATGTCTTTACGATTTCGATTTCCGGAATTTGTTCGCAAAGCATTTTCAGGTACATTAATCCCGGTAACTCATCGTCCAGAAGCAAGCATTTCAGTTTTGTATTCAAGTAAATCTATTTTTAGATGAGCGATATAAATGTCGTTTTCTACGAATTTATCGAGTTTGAAATTATTCTTATATATAATGCGCAATCGGTGTTCTAAAGTTGCATGACCAAAACCGCTTCGTTCTTTTTTTAATACTTTTTTATCCGAAATTTTATTCGAAACCGTCATAAAAAAACTATTGTCTCTAAACTCAAAAACTACCGAAATAAAAGCATCTGCACTTTGCAAATCAGCGTGTTTAAAGGCATTTTCGATTAAATCAATAGAAATTAAAGGCGCCAATAAAGGTTGTTCGTATAATTTATCGTCCTTATTGATATTGGTTTTGATTTTTAATTCAAAAAGCGGACTAATCTTGATTTTATTGATTTCGATTAGATTCAACGCAAAATCAATTTCTTCTTTAGCGGTGACAAACTTCTTTTTGCTTTCGTATAAAATATAGTCTAAAACATTCGCCAATTTATCCAATGCAAAATACGTTTGATAAGCATGCGATTGAATCGAATTCAGGATATTCTTAAACAAATGCGGATTCAGTTTTGATTCCAGAGTTTCTAACTGCAAATCATTAACTTTCATTTCGAGCGCATAAAAACTCTTTTCGGCATCATCTTTTGCTTTTTTGAATTGCATTAATTGATAAAACAAAAAGCAGATAATGGCGATTAGCAATAAAAGAATTGCCAGAAATATAAAAGTTATTGTGTTGTCTTGCATTGTTATGTAAAGTTAAAAGTTTTTTTGCCCGCGGATTTTACGGATAAAACGGGTTGTCACAGATTTTCTTTTTATACTATTTCAATGAATAAAATTATCTGCTTAAATCCGCTTAATCTGCGAAATCTGCGTGCTATTTTTTTCGCCACGAATTTCACGAATGAGCACGAATTAATATTAAATCAATCTGTGTAGATCTTTTTAATCTGCGAAATCTGCGTGCTATTTTTTGCCACTGATTAGAATGATTAAAAAGATTTTTTCTAATTATTTACTAAAAATTAATCTGTGAGAATCTGTGTAATCTGTGGCATGTTTTATTATTTTAAAAATAAAAAAAAACCGCGTGTATCTGTTTAATCCGCAAGATTCGTGGGTAATATTTCTAATGACTAGAAACAAACTTCAACCCAATAATTGAAGCGATTAAAGTCGAAAGAAAAAATATTCTCCAGAAAGTTGCCGGTTCTTTAAAAATTAAAATTCCAACCAAAACAGTTCCAACGGCGCCAATTCCTGTCCACACGGCATATGCGGTTCCAATTGGTAAAACCTGAGTGGCTTTATATAATAAAAGCATACTGATCGAAAGACAAACGAAAAACCCAATCATCCAGTAAGTTGATAGAATTCCTGTTGTTTCTTTGGCTTTGCCTAAACAAGATGCAAATCCAACTTCAAAAAGTCCTGCAATTATTAATAAAATCCAATTCATTTTCCTTTCATTTTTAAATTAAGTACAAATATGAGAAAAGCTAACGTAGGATTGTGCAAATCATCTAATTTTTCCTAAAAATCACATTATCAAATATGTTAACAAACCGTAAAAACGACCTGAATATTTATGATTTCGAGCACTTTTCACTACATTTGCATCCATTTTAAAGAATTTATGAAAAACGCTGTACAAGTTGGATTTTGGGAAAAACTAGCCAGAATCATACTTAAAAATAGAATTGCGATACTCGTTGGGGTTTCGGCTTTGACAATTTTCCTTGGTTATCAATGGAAAAATCTTGCTATGACCTATACCGAAGCAAACTTGCTTCCTAAAAATCATGTCGCAAATAAAGACTATCAAAAGTTCCTAAGTAAATTTGGAGAAGAAGGAAATTTAGTAGTAATTGGGTTTCAGGATCCGAAATTTTTTACGCCTAAAAATTATGCTGCCTGGAATGAATTAATGACAGGTTTAAAGAATTCTAAAGAAGTTGATTTGGTGGTTTCTTTAAATGATTTGAAAAAATTAGAAAAAGATACTGTTAACGAAAAATTCGTTCTTGCACCTTTTATAAATCAAGATAAAGCGAAAGACCCTGAGTATTTAAAAAAGGTTCAATACGATTTATTTCATAATTTACCTTTTTACGAAGGTTTGCTTTTTAATAAAGAAAGCGGAAGTATTCGTTCAGCAGTTTACATTAATAAAGCACTTGTAAATACAGCCGAAAGAAAAACTTTTATCCTTGAAAATCTGGTTCCGAAAATCGATAAATTCGAAAAAACTACCGGAATCGATTTGAAAGTTTCCGGAATGCCTTACATCAGAACAATCAATGCTGATAATATGAAAGGGGAAATCGGGCTCTTTATTGGCGCGGCTTTACTGACGGTTTCATTGATTTTCTTTTTCTTTTTCCGTTCTTTCAGAGCAACGTTTTTATCCATTTGTATTTTACTTGTTGGTGTAATCTGGTCTTTTGGAACACTTGGATTATTTCATTATAAAATTACGATTTTAACGGCTATTATTCCGCCATTAATTATTGTAATTGGTATTACGAATTGTATTTTCCTGATCAATAAATATCAGCAGGAAATTAAACTGCACAACAATCAGGCAAAGGCTTTGCAACGTATTATTTCTAAAATTGGAGTTTCGACTTTAATGACGAATTTAACAACGGCGATAGGTTTTGCAACATTCATGATTACAGGAAACGACCTGCTTTTTGAGTTTGGTTTAGTGACTTCAATCAATGTGATTTCGGTTTATTTATTGACGCTTTTAATTGTGCCAATTGTGTACAGCTTTATGGATGTTCCGGGAGAAAAACATTTGTATCATTTGACTAAAACGTATATTTCGACTTTATTGGATTTTGTCGAAAATGTGGTAAAAAACAAGCGAAAAGTAATTTATACGATTTACGGATTGTTATTGGTTTTTAGTGTAATTGGAGTTTCTCAAATGAAAGTTTCAGGAAGTTTGATTGGCGAAATGCCAAAAAGTGCTTCTTTCTTTAAAGATATTTTATTCTACGAAAAAGAGTTTAACGGTGTAATGCCGCTCGAAATTATGATTGACACCAAACATAAAAAAGGTGTTATGAAATTGTCGACGATGCGCAAAATGGATGAACTGCAAAATACTATTGCAAGTCTTCCGGAATTGTCAAAACCTGTTTCTGTGGTGAATCTGGTTAAATATTCGAAACAGGCTTTTTATAACGGAAACCCGGAATATTATCAATTGCCAACTTCGCAGGAACAAGCTTTTATTTTGTCGTATGCTAAAAATGCAACAAAAAATAGCAAAGACAATTTAATGAAAAGTTATGTTGATTCGACTGGACAATATGCCCGAATCACCACTTTTATGAGAGATATTGGTACGGATGAAATGGCGAAAGTGGAGAAAAAACTGCATTCAAAAATTGATGAGATTTTCCCGAAAGATCGTTACGAAGTTACCATTACCGGAAAAGCATTGGTTTTCCAGAAAGGAACATCATATTTAGTTGACAACTTAATAGAATCGTTGATTTTTGCGATTTTGGTAATTGCGATTTTGATGCTTTATTTATTCAGATCGTTCAAAATGGTAATGGCATCTGTAATTACGAATATTTTGCCGCTTTGTATTACGTCCGGATTGATGGGTTATTTCGGAATTCCGTTGAAACCTTCTACAATTTTAGTATTCA is a window encoding:
- a CDS encoding MMPL family transporter, with product MKNAVQVGFWEKLARIILKNRIAILVGVSALTIFLGYQWKNLAMTYTEANLLPKNHVANKDYQKFLSKFGEEGNLVVIGFQDPKFFTPKNYAAWNELMTGLKNSKEVDLVVSLNDLKKLEKDTVNEKFVLAPFINQDKAKDPEYLKKVQYDLFHNLPFYEGLLFNKESGSIRSAVYINKALVNTAERKTFILENLVPKIDKFEKTTGIDLKVSGMPYIRTINADNMKGEIGLFIGAALLTVSLIFFFFFRSFRATFLSICILLVGVIWSFGTLGLFHYKITILTAIIPPLIIVIGITNCIFLINKYQQEIKLHNNQAKALQRIISKIGVSTLMTNLTTAIGFATFMITGNDLLFEFGLVTSINVISVYLLTLLIVPIVYSFMDVPGEKHLYHLTKTYISTLLDFVENVVKNKRKVIYTIYGLLLVFSVIGVSQMKVSGSLIGEMPKSASFFKDILFYEKEFNGVMPLEIMIDTKHKKGVMKLSTMRKMDELQNTIASLPELSKPVSVVNLVKYSKQAFYNGNPEYYQLPTSQEQAFILSYAKNATKNSKDNLMKSYVDSTGQYARITTFMRDIGTDEMAKVEKKLHSKIDEIFPKDRYEVTITGKALVFQKGTSYLVDNLIESLIFAILVIAILMLYLFRSFKMVMASVITNILPLCITSGLMGYFGIPLKPSTILVFSIAFGISVDNAIQFMAKYKHDLIQSNGKVKRSVFSALRETGISTFYTSVVLILGFATFTLSSFSGTIALGGLISCTLAFAMFANLLVLPALVLTFEKKKAKKEDLEG